From a single Bacillota bacterium genomic region:
- the splB gene encoding spore photoproduct lyase, producing the protein MPSFVPEVLMVHKTALDYPLGRDVKKRLEDRGVHTIVYDGKIPALVRKSFREGFLCSKRMMVLSVWKDRGFQTCRPSADYQLPLVSGCPGLCEYCYLNTNLGRRPYIKINVNVGDVLRRAGEYVRERLPEATVFEGAATSDPVAVEGWTGSLRRAVEFIASLDGAGFRFVTKYTDVEGLTGITHGGKTEIRFSINCDPVIAKYETGVPRLTSRLKAAGVCARAGYPVGFLVAPIFYFEGWRGEYKRMLRAAAEQLGNNISTFELITHRFTVRSRDIIRQAYPETQVPLDETERVFKFGQFGYGKYVYPPELYAEIKEFFTAIIAELFPRARMLYFV; encoded by the coding sequence GTGCCTTCTTTCGTCCCAGAGGTATTGATGGTACATAAAACCGCACTCGACTACCCACTAGGCAGGGATGTGAAAAAGCGGCTGGAGGACCGGGGCGTACATACGATTGTTTACGACGGGAAAATACCTGCACTGGTCCGGAAATCGTTCAGAGAAGGTTTTCTGTGCAGTAAGAGGATGATGGTTCTCTCCGTCTGGAAGGATCGCGGCTTTCAGACCTGCAGGCCGTCGGCCGATTACCAGTTGCCGCTGGTTTCCGGATGCCCGGGATTGTGCGAGTACTGCTATCTCAATACGAACCTCGGGCGCAGGCCGTATATAAAGATAAACGTTAATGTCGGGGACGTCCTGCGCCGGGCAGGAGAATACGTGAGGGAGCGCCTGCCGGAAGCCACGGTCTTCGAAGGCGCGGCAACGTCGGACCCCGTTGCGGTTGAGGGTTGGACGGGGTCGCTCCGCAGGGCGGTGGAATTCATCGCATCACTCGACGGCGCCGGGTTTCGTTTTGTTACGAAATACACCGACGTTGAGGGACTTACGGGAATCACACACGGCGGCAAGACGGAAATAAGGTTCAGTATTAACTGCGATCCGGTGATCGCGAAGTATGAAACGGGTGTGCCGCGTCTGACTTCGAGGCTCAAAGCCGCCGGGGTTTGCGCCCGCGCCGGGTATCCGGTCGGTTTTTTGGTCGCGCCCATATTCTACTTCGAGGGATGGCGCGGGGAATACAAAAGGATGTTAAGAGCAGCAGCGGAACAACTTGGGAATAACATATCCACCTTTGAACTCATTACCCATCGTTTTACCGTCCGGTCCAGGGATATAATCCGGCAGGCGTACCCGGAAACGCAGGTTCCCCTGGACGAAACGGAGCGCGTTTTCAAGTTCGGACAGTTCGGTTACGGGAAATACGTCTACCCCCCGGAGTTGTACGCTGAAATAAAGGAGTTTTTCACCGCAATAATAGCCGAATTATTTCCACGCGCCAGGATGCTCTATTTCGTCTGA